From the Daucus carota subsp. sativus chromosome 8, DH1 v3.0, whole genome shotgun sequence genome, one window contains:
- the LOC108197564 gene encoding probable WRKY transcription factor 33 — protein sequence MNSSSSSSFGGNMNTSNSETTQPDFTYSAQFMNSSFTDLLAQPDNNDFGSNWGFDHSKPKPNSHHSALPFSPTNFSPSSFLSFFDSPIQPSTSNIVSSSTNGNFDGQVLMEGNGNYANVSFPTQARNSMEELMKRQEGDSNMKFFGEGNDFSSMTRTVKPELGVVDRYSPELSAVRSNVQISTALPSSIQTHYTQSSQSSRDQRKLDDGYNWRKYGQKQVKGTENPRSYYKCTVLNCPTKKKVETTLDGHITEIVYKGNHSHPKPQSTKLSRSYQKPLGSSSDISIQQLDNGYGEHFTTPENSSASFGDDDAEQGSVSKSGEDNANEPEAKRWKGEYENEASSALGSRTVREPRIVVQTTSDIDILDDGYRWRKYGQKVVKGNPNPRSYYKCTFVGCPVRKHVERASHDLRAVITTYEGKHNHDVPAPRGSGSYPVIRPSSDGTMASAPMAVRPTTNYTNPLQNTRAPMPNGQAPFTLEMLQGQGNYGLSRFVNSTNTYINRTQEANVQFAAAKEEPDNESFFNSFLG from the exons atgaattcttcttcttcttcttcatttggAGGGAACATGAACACTTCAAACTCTGAAACTACTCAACCAGACTTTACATATTCAGCCCAGTTCATGAACTCTTCATTCACTGATCTTCTTGCTCAACCAGACAACAATGATTTTGGTAGCAACTGGGGCTTTGATCACTCCAAGCCCAAGCCCAATTCTCATCATTCTGCACTACCCTTTTCTCCTACTAATTTCTCTCCTTCATCTTTTCTCTCTTTCTTTGACTCACCCATCCAGCCTTCCACATCTAAT attgtatcatcttcaacaaatggAAACTTTGATGGTCAAGTTTTGATGGAGGGTAATGGAAACTATGCAAATGTCTCTTTCCCAACTCAAGCAAGGAACTCCATG GAAGAATTAATGAAAAGGCAAGAGGGTgattcaaatatgaaattttttggcGAGGGAAATGATTTTTCATCGATGACAAGAACTGTGAAACCGGAACTAGGAGTAGTTGATAGATATTCACCAGAATTGTCTGCAGTTCGGTCCAATGTGCAAATTAGTACTGCACTGCCATCATCTATTCAGACTCACTATACTCAATCATCTCAGTCTAGTAGAGATCAGAGAAAATTAGATGACGGATATAATTGGAGAAAGTATGGACAGAAGCAAGTAAAAGGAACTGAAAATCCACGTAGCTATTACAAGTGTACAGTCTTAAATTGTCCTACGAAGAAAAAGGTTGAGACAACTCTGGATGGACACATAACTGAAATTGTATATAAAGGCAACCACAGTCACCCGAAGCCTCAGTCCACGAAGCTTTCACGGTCTTACCAGAAACCTTTAGGCAGCAGCTCAGATATTTCAATCCAACAACTTGACAATGGCTATGGAGAACATTTTACAACCCCGGAAAATTCTTCAGCTTCTTTtggtgatgatgatgctgaACAAGGATCAGTGAGTAAATCTGGAGAGGATAATGCTAATGAGCCTGAAGCTAAGAGATG gaAGGGTGAGTATGAAAATGAGGCAAGTTCAGCTCTCGGGAGTCGAACTGTTCGAGAACCAAGAATCGTGGTTCAAACCACCAGTGACATAGATATTCTTGATGATGGCTATAGGTGGAGGAAATATGGACAGAAAGTAGTTAAAGGCAATCCAAATCCTAG GAGCTACTACAAGTGTACATTTGTGGGATGTCCGGTGAGGAAGCACGTTGAGCGTGCATCTCATGATCTGAGGGCAGTGATCACTACTTATGAAGGGAAGCACAACCATGATGTCCCTGCACCACGAGGAAGTGGCAGTTACCCTGTAATTAGACCTTCATCTGACGGCACTATGGCCAGTGCTCCAATGGCTGTGAGGCCAACAACAAACTACACCAATCCTCTTCAGAATACGAGGGCGCCAATGCCAAATGGTCAAGCACCATTCACCTTAGAGATGCTGCAAGGTCAGGGAAATTATGGCCTATCAAGGTTTGTTAATTCAACAAATACTTACATCAATCGAACACAAGAGGCAAATGTGCAATTTGCTGCAGCCAAGGAAGAACCTGACAATGAATCGTTTTTTAACTCTTTTTTGGGCTAG
- the LOC108199138 gene encoding CASP-like protein 4B1, translated as MANVEDSTNSPENSETLPPSAPPLPPPAPPVVANDVEQGETPSASVTKTPEIRRSWRREDLYKNASLALRVVGLLFSFLALIIMATNKHDGANFVDFDEYSYLLAVAVISTVYTGGQVYLQVHELATGVQTFSHKKLSLCSFIGDQIAAYLLISAGSAAVPITNSLRELEDDYSSGGSLFTDSSSAAIAMAFIAFLFLALSALVSGYKLSRQSYI; from the exons ATGGCGAATGTCGAAGACAGTACTAATTCCCCTGAAAACTCCGAAACTCTGCCTCCCTCTGCTCCGCCCCTGCCTCCACCAGCCCCTCCGGTTGTGGCCAATGATGTTGAGCAAGGCGAAACACCTAGTGCATCAGTGACCAAGACGCCAGAGATTAGGAGGAGCTGGAGAAGAGAGGATCTTTATAAGAACGCTTCACTGGCGTTGCGTGTCGTGGGATTGTTGTTCTCGTTTCTTGCTCTCATCATCATGGCTACTAATAAACATGATGGCGCAaactttgttgattttgatgaaTACAG CTATTTGTTGGCAGTAGCAGTTATATCAACAGTTTATACTGGAGGCCAAGTTTATCTACAAGTTCATGAGCTTGCTACAGGGGTGCAGACATTTTCGCACAAAAAATTGAGTCTCTGCAGCTTTATTGGTGATCAG ATTGCTGCATACTTGTTGATTTCAGCAGGATCAGCGGCAGTGCCAATAACAAACAGTCTGAGAGAACTAGAAGACGATTACTCGTCAGGAGGCAGTTTGTTTACAGATTCCTCCTCAGCAGCCATCGCCATGGCGTTTATAgcatttctttttcttgcacTGTCTGCTCTTGTTTCTGGATATAAGCTTTCGCGCCAGTCTTATATCTGA